A segment of the Lineus longissimus chromosome 11, tnLinLong1.2, whole genome shotgun sequence genome:
ttTGTGGTTCTAGccagagtcgaacccacgacctttcggTTATGGCCCCGGCCCTCTAACCATTACTCCGCTGATCCCTTACATATTGCCCATTGTGATCCCAAGACACAGATCTAAGATCATTGCCATGTGATACCTTGACGAATATTAAgaatttttgttcaaaaaatgaTAACTTTACCCTGTATACCATTCTCCAATTTAGTCCAAGTCCATGCACGACCTAGTCGTACTTAGAATATAAAAACACACCTTaacctatacatgtagcagctaACATTACTATTGACTACTGGTGAAGCCGTGTAATAAAGTGACACACAAGATTCAACTGATCAAAGggaaataataaaaaataataaatgcagaAAATTAGACCAATATCTCACTTTCATGACAATGCATATTGACATCCCTAAACGACTATCTAAAGTCATTTCATCACCATTTACATATTTATGTATGACCTGGTCTTTCATTGAAGTATGCCATGAAGCATATCAAATAACAATGAAATTTCAAGTAGAGTACAATGCTGCAATGAGACTTCACCAAATATTAATCATTAAAGAAGGATCACATGTTTTATCGCCATGACAATGATCTTAGGTTAGTGATGTGCGATCAGCACCAATATTGTACGTACATAGTACCATAATAGTGATAACACTAGAGGGAAGGACTTTACAGAATGTACATTTTGTTTCTAACACGACTTTCAACCATATGTGACCCACACTGGCTAAAGGTTCCACTAGGATTAATGGAGAAAAGTAATCTACTCAGATTTAGCAAAAGatagacaatagtgaaataaaTGGAAGAGACaggggccactgtgctcaccaATCAATGTGTAGCAGAAGAAATGGACATACTAAGTATGGTTCACTAAGTATACAGCGCAACATGCTAAAAGGCAACTAACGCTAGGTCACCTGAACGTACAGATGCTGAATAATAGTTTCAAAACACCAAATTAAAAGACTGTATGAGCGACATTATCTGGATCCTTTAGCTAGAGTGACTCCCAAATACTAGTCATAAGAATCGGTCTCAAGAGCTACATAGTcacaggtcaagtcttggggtagAGAAAGTGTCGGAAAAGTGTTAGAGGCCTAAGCTGAGCAACAACACTTGGTTACAAGTAAAATACCTTTTCAGACCAGCATTACACAGCTACAGAGCTACATTGGTAGGGTTGTTTTACAAGATACAAGTTAGTCAATCAGCCAGGCCTATAACACTTTCCCAACACTTTATTTACCCCCagacttgacctcacccaaaAATACTAGAACTGACTCCtgtcattcatgtacatgtaaaatcatATAAATCATTAATCGTATTTTAAGATGAAAGCATGTGTCTGTGAACAAGTAACCAGTCCATGGCAATCATAAGGCAGCAAGTTACCCCAGGCAAGCTGAGCGTAGTAACCGGACATAAGGCAACCTGTCCCATAACATACTTTCAACATTGATTAACTGGCAAAGGAAATAACTGATAGTATTGTAACCACCTAGTCTAGCCGGGCCCAAAACAACATATCAAGCTATAGTCCAAAGCCAGCCTTTAGATACTTCACTCACACTCACAAACAAAACACTAAGAAATCCAGTTGACACTGTACTGACCAACTATGACATCACTCTCTTATTATTATTGACAGTCAATACACATGAAGCATAATCAGCTTAGTCACTCCCAGCCTTTGCAATATTGACCTTCTTCATAAAGGCATCTGTTTTCCTCCTGTTCCACATGAAAATTAAAAACTGGATAAAGAAACAAAAGTGAGACTGCGACAGATGCATGCCAGTGTATTTGATACACTGAAGAAAACTATTGAACTGTTCACAAATTTCTGTATTGTACCCAGTGAAAGTACTGAGTCGCCGAGATCTAAAATTCTTCCCACAGGTGTGGGTTATTCCGTGAAACACATCATGCCATATCCTACtatgaataaaaaaatctgGTTCCCTGTTTAGGCTGTATTCGCTCAGGGAACATGCAAAATCATAAAAGACCTCCTTTGGAGGCTCTGGCATATATCTATAAATAGATGCAAAGGGGTCTTTCCTCCCCTCTGCACCCTGTATGACATGGAAACTGTAACAATGGCCATGGATGGGGCAAAACCAAAGAAAAAGATACGACCAGCCACCAACAGAAACTTTGCCAAAACTTTTATGACATCTTTCCTCCTCACATGGCAAATCATCATGGTTGCTAGATGCAGATTTTATTGCATATCCAGGCAGCTCCCTTAATATATTGCCATGTGGGGAGAAATAATATGCTACACCAGATTCTGGATTATAAGTGTGATCCTAAGGGGTTGGGGGTGAATACATATGATCATTGCGATGGATTTCCtggatgaaatcaacaagataTGAAATAAATGCATTAAATAGAACAGACTTGTGGTGAATTGAAGATATATACAAAGCATGGCCCAATTCGGGGCAAAATGTTCGAACAAACTTAGGGTCTAAATCTGGGGATGTGGCCAAGATTTCCCCAATAAACCTATGCGGAATGACAGTACTGACAGCAGCATGAATTTAATAGAATAAGAACCTCTGCCCAAGCTTGCTTTAAATCAGCTGGTAGTACATCAGAAAGAAATGAGGTAAGGATATCCTTACAACCTGGAGCCTGGGGACAAACTGACAGGAGATTCTCATCCTCCAAGGCTCTATCGACATCAGAAATAATAACAGCATCTTTGCAAGATAAATAAATTTTGGCAGTGTTTTTGAGATGTTTACGAGCTTTTCTTACCAAAGCATCATCTGTGCCTGGACGGTAAGGCAAAAAGACCCTGTCAAAACGTTTATGGTTGGGCTTACTTATACGTGGGGTGTCTGGTTTTTCAACAGGGGAAATATTTACATTACGGAAAGGCATACCAATGTGAGTGCCATCGCCAGCAATGGACTTAGGATTAAATTTACACCAGGGGTCAATATGAGTACGAAAGTCAATCTGCATTCGaccacaccaagaaaaaaaccatgaaacaaaagtAGACTTATTCATGAATGGGGCGGATGCAGGGTGGATGGATTGATAAATACGAGACATGTCATCGCAGAAAGAGGAAAAAGAAATTTTGGATGATAAAATACGATTGAGAAAATCCCAGCCAACCTCATCACATGCTGCCACTTGCTTGGACCATAGAAATACGTTGTCGCTAGCACCACTGTATAAAACACGTTCCTCACATCTCTGAAGGCATTCTCGAAAGAACACTTTAGCTCTTATAGGACTCTGCAATAGAAGATGATTGTAAGACAAAATGCTTAACATGTTGTTAACCACCATACACACCATGTTTATGTGCATTctcaaaaacattcaaaaccCAAGCAACTCAAGGAGTACCTAGTAGTTATTCAGTACGAACTCCAATATATTCCAATAAAGGGACATGATACTCACCTGTCTCATGTATAAGGTACAAGTGAAGTGCTCGGTCGGAGGCAAGCCGTTAGGATGATCTGTATCTGTATATGCGGACTGAAAGAGAAGAATTAACCCTGAGATTAACTGAAGGACCAATGACATAAATTAACAGATTATTGCAAAGGTTCTGGCTAACTAGTTGCAGTTTCCTTCATTGAAAATAACCTAGATATATGAAGAAAGTGTAGAAAATTCTTTACATTACCAATCTCTAGCCTTTTAGCAATACCTGATAAAAACATGATATTATTATTAACAGGAAAGACACATACACGTATAACCTACTCACCCCACATTTGCACCTTCTATCTGGTATCTCTGGGATTAAATCTAGACCTTCGAAACAACCTGTTGTTGTGTTGCGGTGAAACCTCTCACTCCCGTCATGGACTGCTGTGCGTGCTCGTGTGTTCCTGAGAGTGAAAACAGAATTTACGAAAGATAAAATGCAAATTCAGAACAAAGATAACATTAAAGGCTTTTTAATCAAATAAGATGGCCTACTGGGGACGCGATTGATTTGAaggtacgtgtacatgtataatggtaTATCTTAACCTGAATTCATGCAATGTTGCAAATGCAATGAATTTgttattgtcatttaattttgaaaagtgatgaGGCAAGTCAATTACTAGTGTGATTCATTTAGATAGTcgatatcaaaataacaattaCCTTATCGCATTGATATCTTTTTCTTCCACAGAAGGCTTGTGCACACTGTAGCCTCCaaagtcccactttccagtgaTCTTATTGAAATTGGCAGGCTTTGATGGCTTATCAGGCTGAAATCAAATTATGAATTTTGTTATAACAGGCAACTAATTGAAATTAGAAGAGAGCAGACTTTGGAATTTGAGGAGAACTGACTATTGTAGTATGAATACCACTGACTCAGTGAGTGAATGATTAGTATACATACTACTTGTTCATAAACTGGTGGATTTCCAGCTGGCTCATCAATCACATctgcttcttcttcctcttcaaaaCTTGGGGCGTTTTGAGGGGCCCAGACCTCCTGGTTGGCATTCATAGTAGCAAGATGTTCACATAAGGTCGAGGCTTCCTCCAGCTCCATTAGCCTTTTCACTGATCTTTTGTGTTTGGAGGAAGCCTGACAAGCACCATTCGTACAAAAAACCATTATTCCTGTTGAGGACACATTGATAATTGAACATGAATAGTGTGATCTTACAGAGTATTTAGTTGTGCCAAATATGGGGGCACTGAGGCGGACGACAGGATCATTGAGGTgttttttacattcatttatACGAGCTTGGATAGCAGAAGAGACAGTAGAAGAAGAATCAGTGCCAGCACTGTCTTCGAGTAATAAATTAAGGTGAGGCTTTATCTCCTCTTTAACAAAACGACAATGCATACAAAGGAGGCCATCAGGGATTATATCATTATCGTGATCCAGGTTAGCAATTGTAGCAATGATTCTATATATATCACAAGAGCAGCGAACAATGTCATCTTCAACAGTAACGGAACAGAAAGAATTAGGAACAATTTCACCATCTTCACCATACTCATTCAAAATAAAACAGTCCTCTTCGGGAGAATGATATCGCCAAAATATAGCACCGAGTTCTACGAGTTTTAATTTAAAGTTCAAATATGGAtggaaattcaaaatggcagtAGTAGGCGCACAAACAGCAAGTTGGTGTTGAAGTGTCTGTTGTGTTATTTTTACAATATGTTGGGTAATCTTCCTGGTTTTCTTTGGTGGGACAATGTCAGGGAAATATAACTCTTCGTTTGGTACAGGTAATTGACTAGATACAGGGTGGAAAAAATGTTTAAGAGTTGAGTTTCTCATGATGGCTTGacctttcatttcaaaatatatataacGATTTCGTGGGGATGATGGCAGCTGTAGTGGGACGGTAGTTTCTTCAGTAATAATAGTGGATGGAACATATGATAAGTAGCGGAGGTAGCCGATTCTGGATGTTGATTTGCTAAGGATGGATGGATTTCGAGATGTTGGGTATGGTAGACTGTGATCATTTGATATAAGACATAGGACATCCAGTTCATGTTGGAGGGAGAGAGGTCGTGGCATGTTATCCATATCCTCAATGCGTGTGATCCTGTGACGTGGCTGGCCATCAAGGCGGAAAGATTGTAGCTCTTCTTCTAGTTGCACTTGGGTTGTCATGTCAACACCGAAAGAATGGACATAGctgtaaaacaatgcagggaACAATAAGACtttaaaacatgttaaaaaaaggAATACTATACCTACTTTTCAATCACTACTTTCAATATTGCTGTCTTCATGTGAGATAAATAAAGTGGAATGGATGTTGCAATGAAAAGTGTCTTCGCCAAACTCTGATGAAATGGAATAAAATTAACACTGAAGATGCTGAATAAAAGTATAAAAGCAGAACATTCAatagaaaatgtacaaaaatgaACGAAACTGTTAAAGGAAACACATGAGGTAATGAGATGCACAATTAGTATTACACATGCATGTACTTAGGAGAAAGATTAATTCATTCATATCAGTTACGAAGCAGGCAACAACTTTCCTTATTTGCTAAAAGTAATTACAAGCCCCAAATCACATGTCACACATTCTCTACTGTACTAGTAATGCCAAGTATGTGTCTTCTGCTCTGTCGTCTGAACTTTTTACCTGTGAGCCAAATAAATGCATTGATATTGATGCTGATGGTTCACTCTTTGCAGGTGGACTGAGTAGGTTGATCCTTCATGCATACATTCTGTTAGAGAAAACTATTAAAAGTAAAGATAACAAAATATTGTTAGTTCAAAACAGGCAACTACGGGCAGATAACTTATTCTTACTTATGGTCTGGTTTATTGCGATGTGCATCACGTCGAACAACATGTACAAACAAGGACAGCTTTAAATCACTATCACCCTGGGTCACTTCAGTGGACGCTTGTTTCAAAAcctaaacaacaaaaaacacagCAGACgttttgccaaatcagtgatgtaggagaattttttttaaaataaacaataaaacatgtaaagtgTTGGTCAAATGTATGATGTAAAACTTTTTAACTTGCGATTCTAGCTGCAACAACTTGCCTCTATATGTCTCTTGATTGCAGCCAGTTTGCGGTTGTATATTTCGCCAACACGATTTTTAGCTAAGGAaacgaaagaaaaaaaatgattaaagGGCTGGGCTGGGGCCATTAGTATGGAGCTACCATCACCATATATGAAGTGGTTGTGTAGATTTCAAAGTAATCAGAGGTGTATACGATATATGTAGACGAGCACAGTACAAGTACAGTCACTCACTGGGTGCCTTTATTGGTGGTTGGCCGATCTGACTTGCAGGTCGCTTCTTCACCGAGATGCTGTCTCTTCTCGTGGCCAGATAGTCTGCCTTCGACTTGATATCATCAGCAGTGTAAATTCGATATCCATCTCCTTCAAACATGTAAAATGGGTAGAACAAAATGGTAAAGAGACCATGATCTGAACATAGGCCCCCAATGACCAAAAATGGTTCTATCAGATTTTGTTATACGTGCACATTTAAAAACTGAACGGTAACTAAATTTTTTACTCACCAAAATGATGATGTTTGTGGTGGAAAAAGTCGCTAAAGCTACCACTCTCAAAAAAACGAACCAACTGTCTCCTGCCACTTTCGATCTTTAGAGCGTAATAAACGCCTTGGGAGACATTGGCATATGCCCCAATCTCAAGCAAATCCTTCTCCAACTCGATGAGGGATGTGCGATCCTGGCCTACAACACCATTATCGAATAAGACCTCCTCCATTCCATACACAAGGTCTGTTGCCCTTCCAATCCGGTCCAGAATTCCAGGGTAGGCTAAATAAAAGGAATTTACCAAAATGTAATATATTTATATATCAAACAAGCCAGGTCAGCTCTTATAATAAACCAGGATACATGAAagatttcaacttttgtttgacCGAAACCAGTTAAACTGACAAGTTCACTCTTCTCCATTAATTAGTATGCTCATTTACCATCATATTTTTTCTTAGATTGCCACAACTGGTAGGAATGTTTGAGATCACAGCAACATTACATTGGCAAGTGTCACTGAGTATGAATTCTTGTTGAATATAGCTTTGAAGGATGCACACTGCCTTCACTAAGTCAGTCAGACCTCTTCTTCCTGTTTTGGCATTAGTGCAAACTGTAATTTGCTGTAAGTTGACTTACATTGTGGTCCCAATATGatacaataaaataaaatactaGCTGATACTTTGATTCAGTGGTATTTATTAAATAAAAGTTGATCAGCCTTCATTGTAATTGAACAACCACGGTGCTAGCGTCAGGCACCAGAATATTTGAATCAAGCACTAATGTTTCTCCGCGACATGACTCCACTCCCTTACTAAATCAATAACGAAAGTCCAAGTAAATAATGTCTCAGCTCTAATCTAACTTAGGTATTGGGAGGGTTGACTTGAACTTTAAAGAGAGCATATTAAAACAAACTTAAAGGCCCGGGACCAGGTAAATCTGGGACAGTAGGTCAGTAATGctaaaatgcattgcaaatgaCTTCTCAGCGGTGGTACCAGATGGCCCCATGACTTTAAAACTCGAAATAGTCCATGGTAGTCACCGTCTGTTTCAAGATTGTCCAACATTATAACATTCACTAAAAGTCAAGAGGTCAGAGTCAACTTATATGATGCACTTCACTCAAACCCAAATAAGTGGGGAAACAAATGAGCGAGAACAGCGATCCGCCTGCATCCTGCCTAATTTGTTTGTTTagaataataataaataaaagcaGGATAGAGATTAGGGACTTTTTACAGATTAGTTAGAACAGCGATCCGCCTACATTCTTACTAATCTGCATCATGTTTAGGACAGAACATAGTCCTGACACCGAGGGGGTGGGTTCTAGCATAGTGGCCTTTGCTGTTCTACAACTGGCATTTTCTAGATATCTGTTGGTTTTGCCTCAAGAAGACAGTGTTTCTGGACCGAcgtggtgttgttgttgtttgctGCTCCTTAGCCCGTATAGGTTCCAGTTCCTCCATGATTCCAGTTCCATCAACGATCATAACGTCAGGAGTATTGTAGCGCTTCACAAACACAAAATTGTGATCGGAACATACACCAGCCAGTGCCCACAGCTTTGCACCTCAGGTGACTTGTCTTTAGAATGACGGTGTACAGTTCTGTTTGTTCATTCGATCCTGCTTGACCAATCTCCCACCATTATGCTTGATTCCAATGCGTTCTTACAGCTTTGCACTCCCTCTCTGCTCAGCCTCTCAATGTTGTGTTGCCATCCTTTATCCTCAAATCTTAGCTGAACAGGAGCTCAGCTGGGCTTTTTCCAGTTGATGGGTATGGGTTTGCTGGATAGGCTGCGATGTGCTTGGTGGCAATTAAAATTAACAACAAACATGcaataaaacaaacaaacaacaaataaatgacagtagtatgtacatgtatatgcagcaTACACGATCAAGAACTAAGTAAATTACTAATCATGCAAATATATTCTAGGGAATAAAATCAGTTTTAGTAAATACCTTCAGCTGGCGGACGGACAGCATATTCATGCCTCTGGAGCGGCGCTGTGCCAAGCTCCGGCCGGCTCGACGAGGGAGCAGCTACAAACTGAAATAGATAGAAGATAAATGAAGAGTACGGCCTGTATATGAACATGAACTAGAAATTGGTGGTTTTATCTATCCTGCATAGTTCATTGAAGTTTACATTGTAAAATATATCGGTATGTGTGATCGTCACACATAACATGTTTGACTCATGTGTTTGACTTAAAGttaccaaaacaaaactttGCTCTTCATGAAATAAATTGACTTGCCTGCACTGGATCCCTTGAAGAACGCATCCTTAATTAATAATCAATATGAGATCTGAAATATAAAAAACGAATTATCATAAATTTCACATTTTATGTTTGTATTTGGGAAACTACCTGAGCAGCCATCCGCATAAATCATTGGTCTCCTAATGGAACTGTAACTAACATACATAGCAGTATACAGTGCGGCTGAATCAGTAGTAGCAAAGATGAGCCTCGAGAAGAGAACACAAATTTATCTGGTGTTGTTTGCGTTCACTCTGCACGGGGTGTCCCAAGTAATGAGAGTATTCTTCCTGCAAGAAGGGATGAGCATAATTGTTCGGAACTACGTGTATGCACCAATTGGCGATTTCAGCAAAGTGAGAGGAGGAGTCAATCGCAAGCCACCGTCAACTTGGGTGGGGGTATTTAAATTGCCCAACCATTAGCACCAGGTACAAAGAATGTCCGTTCGCTGCTTATTTCCTAGGCAGGGCATAACTCGTCATTGCACCTTCACTATAGTGAATTAGCAGCAGCGCCATACGAAACGACTTATAGATAGGCCTAGGCCCCTACCACCAGATCACACCCCCATGTCTACATTTAGGGATACCTAACCTTGATCGAGAAACTTAATTCCCCTTAACACGCCCCGAATGCACAGGCTATGTAGGCAGGCCTAGAGAGTGATGCATGAGAGGCCTGCATcagtaggccctacatgtatcataatatTAGAGATCACCATGCATCATTTGCATGTATCAGTGTATCTGTGTACTGTAGGGCCTATGTCAATATCAATATGATGAACAAAAGTACCCAAGTTACAAGCCTGGGGTTACAAACAAGGGCAAATTTTTCTAcaataatctgctctttaccgTATTGTATGCACAATATCTTGatcaacaaaatcaaaaacGGCGCGAAAGCAAAAGGAAATTGTAACCAGTGCCTTTGCCTACACATAGAGGCTGACATCTTGGATTATACAGAGAATGGCTCTGATTGGCTGCTTCTGCACGCGGCCCAAACTCATTTGTAAAACGCACTGTGGTGGCATCTAACGTTATGCGGCATCGCCGTGGTGTGATAACGGGATCGTCGTTTCAATGTAACAGGTCGTAGCAATTCACGTAAGAGGCACAAAGTATTCCAGATCCAGTTTTTATTGATTAATTAATGCAGAGTCCAGCATCTAATTCTATGGATCTGGCAGCTAACGTGGAGGCTACAATGGCTATGGTTGAACTCCCAGAAC
Coding sequences within it:
- the LOC135495488 gene encoding uncharacterized protein LOC135495488 isoform X1 — translated: MRSSRDPVQFVAAPSSSRPELGTAPLQRHEYAVRPPAEAYPGILDRIGRATDLVYGMEEVLFDNGVVGQDRTSLIELEKDLLEIGAYANVSQGVYYALKIESGRRQLVRFFESGSFSDFFHHKHHHFGDGYRIYTADDIKSKADYLATRRDSISVKKRPASQIGQPPIKAPTKNRVGEIYNRKLAAIKRHIEFSLTECMHEGSTYSVHLQRVNHQHQYQCIYLAHSYVHSFGVDMTTQVQLEEELQSFRLDGQPRHRITRIEDMDNMPRPLSLQHELDVLCLISNDHSLPYPTSRNPSILSKSTSRIGYLRYLSYVPSTIITEETTVPLQLPSSPRNRYIYFEMKGQAIMRNSTLKHFFHPVSSQLPVPNEELYFPDIVPPKKTRKITQHIVKITQQTLQHQLAVCAPTTAILNFHPYLNFKLKLVELGAIFWRYHSPEEDCFILNEYGEDGEIVPNSFCSVTVEDDIVRCSCDIYRIIATIANLDHDNDIIPDGLLCMHCRFVKEEIKPHLNLLLEDSAGTDSSSTVSSAIQARINECKKHLNDPVVRLSAPIFGTTKYSVRSHYSCSIINVSSTGIMVFCTNGACQASSKHKRSVKRLMELEEASTLCEHLATMNANQEVWAPQNAPSFEEEEEADVIDEPAGNPPVYEQVPDKPSKPANFNKITGKWDFGGYSVHKPSVEEKDINAIRNTRARTAVHDGSERFHRNTTTGCFEGLDLIPEIPDRRCKCGSAYTDTDHPNGLPPTEHFTCTLYMRQSPIRAKVFFRECLQRCEERVLYSGASDNVFLWSKQVAACDEVGWDFLNRILSSKISFSSFCDDMSRIYQSIHPASAPFMNKSTFVSWFFSWCGRMQIDFRTHIDPWCKFNPKSIAGDGTHIGMPFRNVNISPVEKPDTPRISKPNHKRFDRVFLPYRPGTDDALVRKARKHLKNTAKIYLSCKDAVIISDVDRALEDENLLSVCPQAPGCKDILTSFLSDVLPADLKQAWAEVLILLNSCCCQYCHSA
- the LOC135495488 gene encoding uncharacterized protein LOC135495488 isoform X2, translated to MRSSRDPVQFVAAPSSSRPELGTAPLQRHEYAVRPPAEAYPGILDRIGRATDLVYGMEEVLFDNGVVGQDRTSLIELEKDLLEIGAYANVSQGVYYALKIESGRRQLVRFFESGSFSDFFHHKHHHFAKNRVGEIYNRKLAAIKRHIEFSLTECMHEGSTYSVHLQRVNHQHQYQCIYLAHSYVHSFGVDMTTQVQLEEELQSFRLDGQPRHRITRIEDMDNMPRPLSLQHELDVLCLISNDHSLPYPTSRNPSILSKSTSRIGYLRYLSYVPSTIITEETTVPLQLPSSPRNRYIYFEMKGQAIMRNSTLKHFFHPVSSQLPVPNEELYFPDIVPPKKTRKITQHIVKITQQTLQHQLAVCAPTTAILNFHPYLNFKLKLVELGAIFWRYHSPEEDCFILNEYGEDGEIVPNSFCSVTVEDDIVRCSCDIYRIIATIANLDHDNDIIPDGLLCMHCRFVKEEIKPHLNLLLEDSAGTDSSSTVSSAIQARINECKKHLNDPVVRLSAPIFGTTKYSVRSHYSCSIINVSSTGIMVFCTNGACQASSKHKRSVKRLMELEEASTLCEHLATMNANQEVWAPQNAPSFEEEEEADVIDEPAGNPPVYEQVPDKPSKPANFNKITGKWDFGGYSVHKPSVEEKDINAIRNTRARTAVHDGSERFHRNTTTGCFEGLDLIPEIPDRRCKCGSAYTDTDHPNGLPPTEHFTCTLYMRQSPIRAKVFFRECLQRCEERVLYSGASDNVFLWSKQVAACDEVGWDFLNRILSSKISFSSFCDDMSRIYQSIHPASAPFMNKSTFVSWFFSWCGRMQIDFRTHIDPWCKFNPKSIAGDGTHIGMPFRNVNISPVEKPDTPRISKPNHKRFDRVFLPYRPGTDDALVRKARKHLKNTAKIYLSCKDAVIISDVDRALEDENLLSVCPQAPGCKDILTSFLSDVLPADLKQAWAEVLILLNSCCCQYCHSA